The Narcine bancroftii isolate sNarBan1 chromosome 6, sNarBan1.hap1, whole genome shotgun sequence genome window below encodes:
- the LOC138737330 gene encoding proline-rich protein 36-like yields the protein MSLLPPLRTTCSLLSTPPTSNLSAAANPVSPQNHPSLPPLCTTISSHLSAPPSPSPLRPTISISSQTHHLHLLSDPPSPSPLRPTISISSQTHHLHLLSDPPSPSPLRPTISISSHTHHLHLLSDPPSPSPLRPTISISSQTHHLHLLSDPPSPSPLRPTISISSQTHHLHLLSAPASPSPLCPSISISSLPQHLHLLSAPASPSPLCPSISISSLPQHLHLLSAPASPSPLCPSISISSLPQHLHLLSAPPSQPSSLPHHLLPPHRPNISFLLSGPPSPPNSPHHHLLPPLHNTPSSLLSTPRPILPPLHNTISSILSATPSPPSSLPHPLLPPLCTTTLSSLLSEPTPLLPPFRTNPSPLCPTLSSLHSAPRSPPSSLPHPLLPPLFPTLSSLLSAPPPRSPLLTNPFLLSTPSPSTLLSAPNSQPSSPHHPLVSLLSALPPFNLISLTPPLLPPLFTTTLSPSSLHHPLLPPHCTTTLSSLLSEPTPLLPPFRTNPSPLCPTLSSLHSAPRSPPSSLPHPLLPPLFPTLSSLLSAPPPRSPLLTNPFLLSTPSPSTLLSAPNSQPSSPHHPLVSLLSALPPFNLISLTPPLLPPLFTTTLSPSSLHHPLLPPHCTTTLSSLLSAPTPLLPPLRTNLSSLRTSPSPPSSPHQPLSSLLSAPIPLLPPLCPTLSSLLSAPPPRSPLLTNPSLLSTPPPFLPSSPHHLLLSPLHTTYLHPPLRTTLCSLLSTPPPSPPLRTYPSILFSPSPSPSPSPSPSPSPSGKCLKLIKVETVRHFGRRGSIRQMQHGFRKDRSCLTSLLEFFEDIMGAQSVVSGVPQRSVLGLQLFTIYINDLEEGTEYSAAKFADKLCGKANCTEDVDKDIAVRKIEEQIIIQMVKNCSRRCSAEGHRRACT from the exons ATGagccttctccctcctctccgcACCACATGCTCCCTCCTATCCACACCACCTACCTCGAACCTCTCCGCAGCAGCCAATCCCGTCTCTCCGCAAAACCACCCTAGCCTTCCTCCTCTCTGCACCACCATCTCCTCCCACCTGTCTGCCCCACCATCTCCATCTCCTCTCAGACCCACCATCTCCATCTCCTCTCAGACCCACCATCTCCATCTCCTCTCAGACCCACCATCTCCATCTCCTCTCAGACCCACCATCTCCATCTCCTCTCAGACCCACCATCTCCATCTCCTCTCAGACCCACCATCTCCATCTCCTCTCAGACCCACCATCTCCATCTCCTCTCATACCCACCATCTCCATCTCCTCTCAGACCCACCATCTCCATCTCCTCTCAGACCCACCATCTCCATCTCCTCTCAGACCCACCATCTCCATCTCCTCTCAGACCCACCATCTCCATCTCCTCTCAGACCCACCATCTCCATCTCCTCTCAGACCCACCATCTCCATCTCCTCTCTGCCCCAGCATCTCCATCTCCTCTCTGCCCCAGCATCTCCATCTCCTCTCTGCCCCAGCATCTCCATCTCCTCTCTGCCCCAGCATCTCCATCTCCTCTCTGCCCCAGCATCTCCATCTCCTCTCTGCCCCAGCATCTCCATCTCCTCTCTGCCCCAGCATCTCCATCTCCTCTCTGCCCCAGCATCTCCATCTCCTCTCTGCCCCAGCATCTACATCTCCTCTCTGCCCCACCATCTCaaccctcctctctgccccaccatttactccctcctcaccgccccaacatctccttcctcctctccgGACCACCATCTCCTCCCAACTCACCGCATCAccatctcctccctcctctccacaacaccccctcctctctcctctccacaCCACGCCCTATCCTGCCTCCTCTCCACAACACCATCTCCTCCATCCTCTCCGCAACAccatctcctccctcctctcttccccaccctctcctcccacccctctGCACCACCACCCTATCATCTCTCCTCTCTGAACCaactcctcttctccctcctttccgcaccaacccctctcctctctgcccCACCCTCTCATCCCTCCACTCTGCCCCAcgctctcctccctcctcactgccccaccctctcctccctcctctcttccccaccctctcctccctcctatCTGCACCACCTCCTCGTTCTCCTCTCCTCACcaaccccttcctcctctccacaCCAAGCCCCTCCACACTCCTTTCTGCACCAAACTCTCAACCCTCCTCTCCGCACCACCCACTTGTCTCCCTCCTCTCCGCTCTACCACCCTTTAACCTCATCTCTCTAACACCCCCTCTGCTccctccactcttcaccaccaccctctctccctcctctttgcaccaccctctcctcccacctcACTGCACCACCACCCTATCATCTCTCCTCTCTGAACCaactcctcttctccctcctttccgcaccaacccctctcctctctgcccCACCCTCTCATCCCTCCACTCTGCCCCAcgctctcctccctcctcactgccccaccctctcctccctcctctcttccccaccctctcctccctcctatCTGCACCACCTCCTCGTTCTCCTCTCCTCACcaaccccttcctcctctccacaCCAAGCCCCTCCACACTCCTTTCTGCACCAAACTCTCAACCCTCCTCTCCGCACCACCCACTTGTCTCCCTCCTCTCCGCTCTACCACCCTTTAACCTCATCTCTCTAACACCCCCTCTGCTccctccactcttcaccaccaccctctctccctcctctttgcaccaccctctcctcccacctcACTGCACcaccaccctctcctccctcctctccgcaccaacccctcttctccctcctctccgcACCAACCTCTCTTCTCTCCGCACcagcccctctcctccctcctctccacaccaacccctctcctccctcctatCCGCACcaatccctctcctccctcctctctgccccaccctctcctccctcctctctgcaCCACCTCCTCGTTCTCCTCTCCTCACCAACCCATCCCTCCTCTCCACACCACCACCCTTTCTGCCCTCTTCTCCGCAccaccttctcctctctcctcttcaCACCACCTACCTCCACCCTCCTCTCCGCACCACCCTCTGCTCCCTCCTCtccacaccaccaccctcccctcctctccgcaCCTACCCCTCCATCCTCTTCTCC ccctctccctcaccctctccctcaccctctccctcaccctctccc tcaggaaaatgcttgaaactcATTAAGGTTGAAACAGTGAGGCATTTCGGACGAAGGggctccatcaggcagatgcagcatggattcagaaaggacaggtcttgtttgacaagcttactggagttctttgaggatataatgggtgca cagtcagtggtaagtggggtgccgcagaggtctgtgctgggcctgcagctgtttaccatatacattaatgacttggaagaggggacagaataTAGtgcagccaagtttgcagataaattgtgtggaaaaGCCAATTGTACAGAAGATGTGGATAAGGATATAGCTGTTAG gaaaatagaagagcagatcattattcaaatggtgaaaaactgcagcaggcgctgtagtgcagaaggacacAGGAGGGCTtgtacatga